In the Nicotiana tabacum cultivar K326 chromosome 16, ASM71507v2, whole genome shotgun sequence genome, one interval contains:
- the LOC107804743 gene encoding uncharacterized protein LOC107804743, which translates to MSNLSKLEFVALDISGKNYLSWVLDAEIHLAAKGFGNTITHGNEASSQDKAKTMIFLCHHLDEGLKVEYLTVKDPLELWIGHHLKATVLPRARYEWMHLQLQDFKTVGEYNSDVFRITSQLKLCGEVINDEDLLEKTLTTFHASNMVLRQQYRERGFKKYSELISCLLVAEQHNTLLLKNHEVRPTGSAPLPEANMTARRDKSGERQNNNNGHMNVRGHGNGPSNKNDDNAEANLALNDDDFQGLDDITHLEVEDFFGDQN; encoded by the exons ATGTCGAACTTGTCAAAGCTTGAGTTTGTGGCACTTGATATTTCTGGAAAGAACTATCTATCATGGGTTCTCGATGCTGAGATTCACTTAGCTGCTAAAGGCTTTGGTAACACCATTACTCATGGTAATGAGGCATCAAGCCAGGACAAAGCGAAGACCATGATTTTCCTTTGTCATCATTtggatgaaggtttgaaggttgaATATTTAACAgtgaaagatccacttgaattgtgGATTGGCCATCACCTTAAGGCTACGGTATTGCCAAGAGCTCGATATGAGTGGATGCACTTACAATTGCAAGATTTTAAGACCGTAGGTGAGTATAACTCTGATGTATTTCGAATAACTTCCCAGTTGAAATTATGTGGGGAAGTTATAAATGATGAGGATTTACTAGAAAAGACTCTTACGACTTTTCATGCCTCAAATATGGTATTACGGCAGCAATACCGTGAAAGGggttttaaaaagtattctgaattgATCTCATGCCTTCTGGTGGCTGAGCAACATAATACCCTTTTGCTGAAAAATCACGAAGTCCGTCCCACAGGGTCAGCTCCGCTTCCTGAAGCGAATATGACAGCTAGACGTGATAAGTCTGGAGAAAGACAGAATAATAATAATGGCCATATGAATGTACGTGGGCATGGAAATG GGCCTTCAAACAAAAATGATGACAATGCCGAGGCAAATCTTGCATTGAATGATGATGATTTTCAAGGCCTCGATGATATTACTcatttggaagttgaagacttcTTTGGAGATCAAAACTAA
- the LOC107804745 gene encoding protein PHLOEM PROTEIN 2-LIKE A10, whose translation MDLELVKKSWTYAQKKRKWIILLGLVGFSSYGAYKVYNMPSVVKKRKRVMKLLGAFITMAEMVSDSSEAIGVVSKDLKEFLQSDSDEIPRSLRQLSKIARSEEFSNSVIRVSQALTVGILRGYGNESKGEIEEVGSSSLADKVMDRMMSTAGTGFVSVVVGSFARNLVLGFYSDSRSEEGLNGNYQSGVSNVKSNSSEVPIWVDMVCSDRCKVMIADCIQTFVSTAVAVYLDKTMHINVYDDMFSGLTNPKHQANVKDFLVSLCNGAVETLVKTSHQVLTASRSDSDLSSNSACSIVDQSEYLTQANEKAFEQVPTRKIKDTSQPIDLQSNGWLTNVSSTLAVPSNRRFVLDVTGRVTFETVRSIVEFFTRKLSESLKRSVNVAHGEVVERGLDIVSYISAKSSVILTICLALFLHILSSTQTLLPA comes from the coding sequence aTGGATCTTGAGTTGGTGAAGAAAAGTTGGACCTATGCTCAAAAGAAGAGGAAATGGATAATTCTGCTTGGATTAGTTGGGTTTTCTAGTTATGGTGCATATAAAGTATATAACATGCCCTCTGtggtaaagaaaaggaaaagggttaTGAAGCTGTTGGGAGCTTTTATCACAATGGCTGAAATGGTATCTGATTCTTCTGAAGCAATTGGTGTTGTGTCCAAGGATTTAAAGGAGTTTTTGCAGTCTGATTCTGATGAAATTCCAAGGAGTTTGAGACAGTTGTCTAAAATTGCAAGATCTGAGGAGTTTAGTAATTCTGTTATTAGAGTTTCTCAGGCTTTAACAGTTGGGATTTTGAGGGGATATGGGAATGAAAGTAAGGGTGAGATTGAGGAGGTTGGTAGTTCAAGTCTTGCTGATAAGGTCATGGATAGAATGATGAGTACTGCTGGTACTGGGTTTGTTTCTGTTGTTGTTGGTAGCTTTGCTAGGAATTTGGTTTTGGGTTTCTATTCGGACAGTCGGTCGGAGGAGGGGTTGAATGGGAATTACCAATCTGGGGTCTCAAATGTGAAGTCAAATTCATCAGAAGTGCCAATATGGGTGGATATGGTTTGTAGTGATAGATGTAAAGTAATGATAGCTGATTGTATCCAGACATTTGTGAGCACTGCTGTTGCTGTTTATCTTGATAAAACGATGCATATAAATGTGTATGATGATATGTTTTCTGGGTTGACCAATCCGAAGCATCAAGCTAATGTGAAAGACTTTCTAGTTTCCCTTTGTAACGGGGCTGTTGAGACGCTGGTGAAGACGTCTCATCAAGTGTTGACAGCTTCTAGATCCGATTCTGATTTGAGTTCGAACTCTGCTTGTTCTATTGTTGATCAAAGTGAATATTTAACTCAAGCAAATGAAAAGGCTTTTGAGCAAGTGCCTACAAGAAAAATTAAAGATACGAGTCAACCAATAGATCTACAAAGTAATGGATGGCTGACTAATGTGTCATCAACATTGGCGGTTCCAAGCAATAGGAGGTTTGTGCTTGACGTGACTGGCAGAGTGACATTTGAAACCGTTAGATCCATTGTCGAGTTTTTCACTCGGAAGCTATCAGAGAGCTTGAAAAGAAGTGTTAATGTTGCTCATGGAGAAGTTGTGGAGAGAGGGCTGGATATCGTCAGTTACATCAGTGCTAAATCTTCTGTAATTCTTACAATATGCCTTGCgttatttctacatatccttagCAGCACTCAAACTTTATTGCCTGCCTAA
- the LOC107804744 gene encoding phytosulfokines 3 produces MSKLCTLFIVAFLLCLTLTFAARPDSSVAKPQFHVASEGKIEIKEAKCEGVEEEECLKRRTMAAHLDYIYTQSNKNP; encoded by the exons atgtCAAAGTTGTGCACTCTCTTCATTGTGGCATTTCTTCTTTGCCTCACTCTCACATTTGCTGCTCGTCCTGATTCTTCTGTGGCGAAGCCCCAATTTCAT GTTGCAAGTGAAGGGAAAATTGAGATAAAGGAAGCAAAATGTGAAGGAGTGGAGGAAGAGGAATGTTTGAAGAGGAGGACAATGGCTGCTCATCTAGATTACATTTATACTCAAAGTAACAAAAATCCATAA